In Bacteroidota bacterium, the genomic window CTATGTGATTTATGTCAGGTTTAAATTCCTCGTAAAATTCTTCTTCTGATAAATCTTTAATTTTTATAGTTTTCATTACATTGTTCTTTAAAAATTCTCAAACCATTTTTCAGTACATTACCGAAGATTGGTCATCTCAATTTGCTCCATTTTTATCGTTCCAGCTACAAATTAATAATATCAATTCTAGACTATGAACTAAATTCTATATTGAGGTCGACTTCATTTAGAATCAAAACTTTATAGTTCGGAGCTTAAAGTTGTTCATTTCATCAACAAATGTGTTTATCATAATCTTTTTGATTTAAATTTTAAACATTTTATGGTTTCAAGTATGACAATAGGTAATATTTTTTGCTTCGCACAAAAAATATAAATGTGCTTGCAAGTGCGTTGACTTTTTCAATTAAATTAAGTCGTTTATGTTGTCTTGAAAAACCCATTTTCTATGATATTCTAAATATTCTTGTCTGTCCTCTGGATAAATTCTCAAATTATTTTTTGCAGTTGGGTTAATATTTAATCGTTCCCAAGTATATGAGGAAAGCAATGTGCCGCAAACTAAATCACCATTGTCTTTGAAAGTGATAAAACCTTGGTCAAATAGTTTATCGTATGTCGGTGTCAACGCAAGTCCATTTAAATAATCCAGTGCTTGGTCTTGACGGTTTTCATTCATACAAACTTTGTATGGTTTGATATGACTTGCTATTAATAGCTTCTCGTCTGAAATTTTTGTAAATGGACATTGAGGAATATGTTCAATAACTTTCTTTCTATAAAGATCTGCTCCCTGCCGTGCAACAGATTTGACAGTTTGTTTTTTTTCTCTTATTTTTTCTGCAATTTCTGATGTTGTTCCAATAAGCATTGGATGAACTATTGACCTAAATTGATAGTCAAGTAAAATTCTAAAATAAAAAAGTGTTTTCTTACTCTCCTTGCTTTCATTTATTGGAATAAGTTTTAGGATTGACAAATAACTAATCTTGGGCAAAACTACCTTACGCCAAATGTTCCAAATTTCATCATCTGAACGAATGTAACCACGGCTTAATTTATTGTCGGGGAAATCTGAAACATCATAAATTGAAAAGAAGTTTTTATCATTTTCTAAAGTATTAACTTTTTCCAAATAGCTATTGTAATAAAGCGATATGTCATTGTGATAAACTTGCTCTTGTTTTTGATATTCAATTCTTGCATCGTATAAATACTTTAATAAATTAGATTTACTAAAGAAGCAATTATCCTGCTGAAATATGGGATAAGTTCTTTTACCTCTGACTTTGGTATTTCCCCATTTGTCATATTCAAAAAAGTCGCTTAATCTTTCTCCGCTTTTTCCTAAATAACTTCCTACATACTTTCTTACTTCGCCACTTCCATCGTAAAGTGCTAACTTATTTTTATTGAATATAAAACTATCTTCTGTTCTCAAATTTTGTATAGAGTCAATAATGAAATACTCTTTGTCCTCTATTTTTATTTTTTAAAAATTGTCCATATTTATTTTGAAAATTGAGTGACGTCCATTTGTTTAAGCAAGGCAATAATAACATCAACCGCTATGCTGTTGCCTGCCTGTCGATACATCTGAGTATCGCTGACAGCAATTTTAAAATCGTCTCTGAAGCCCATCAGTCGTAAACATTCCTTTGGTGTCAACTTGCGAATTTTCCCTCTGTGGTGGGTAACATAATTGTCAACTCCGGCTCGGTGCATTTTGTGCATAGATTGTAAAAAGGGTCTTGCAACTGGTAAATCTGTTTTTGTACTTGTTTTGATTTTTTTTGTTCCGCCAGTAAGAACATAATCACGAACCTTATCGGAAAGGTAATACTTCTCTTCAACTTTGTTCACATCAAAAATAAATTCGTCAAATTCATTTTCTCCTGCTGGCTCAAAAACAAAATC contains:
- a CDS encoding HNH endonuclease — translated: MKIEDKEYFIIDSIQNLRTEDSFIFNKNKLALYDGSGEVRKYVGSYLGKSGERLSDFFEYDKWGNTKVRGKRTYPIFQQDNCFFSKSNLLKYLYDARIEYQKQEQVYHNDISLYYNSYLEKVNTLENDKNFFSIYDVSDFPDNKLSRGYIRSDDEIWNIWRKVVLPKISYLSILKLIPINESKESKKTLFYFRILLDYQFRSIVHPMLIGTTSEIAEKIREKKQTVKSVARQGADLYRKKVIEHIPQCPFTKISDEKLLIASHIKPYKVCMNENRQDQALDYLNGLALTPTYDKLFDQGFITFKDNGDLVCGTLLSSYTWERLNINPTAKNNLRIYPEDRQEYLEYHRKWVFQDNINDLI